Within Sorangiineae bacterium MSr11367, the genomic segment GCTGGAGAATCGCCAGGGCGGGGGTCTCGTGGCCACGTTTCGCCTGCCCGGCCGCGGCGTTATTTCGACGCGCGAGCCTTGAACGCGCGCACCAACTCGGCGAAGCGTGAACCCATGGGAGCCTCTTCGGCGCGCCAGCGCGCGCGTAGTTCGCGGGCGGCGCGCACCCAGTGGTCCTCGGGGAGCACTTGCTCGACGAGCTCGCGCACCAGGCGGGTGAGGGCAGGGGCCTGACCCGACGACGAGATGGCGACCACGAAGGGATCGCGCCGCACCACCGAGCTGGAGATCGCCGAGCCATGCTTCGGATCGTCCACCGCGAGCACGAAGATGCGGCGCCGCTCGGCCTCTTTGAAGACGCGCTTGGCGACACCGCGGGCGCCGGTGGCGGAGACGGCGAGCCATGCGCCATCGAGATCGTCCTCGGTGAAGACGCGCGCATGGTGCGCGATGACGCCCTCCTTGGCGAGCGCGCGCAGGCGCTTGGTCGCGCGTGGAGCCACGAGGCGCACCCGCGCGCGTGCGGCGACGAGATCGTCCACCTTTTTCTCCGCCACCGAGCCGGCGCCGACCACGAGGACCTCGCGGTCTTCCACGTGAAGAAACAGGGGATACAGGTTTCGCTCAGCCACGGCCGTCCCCCAGGCCCGCGTGCGGGGCCGTTCTGGATTCGATGGATACGGGGATGTTCGCGTCGGACAATCGCTGACGGGTGGTGGCAATGGCAAGATCGCTCATGTCGGAACCTACGGCGCGCCGTCCGAGCATGGCCGCCGCGTGCAAGGTGGTGCCCGAGCCGCAGAAGGGATCGAGCACCAGGGAGCCCTCCACGCTGGATGCGCGCACGATGCGCTCGAGCAGCTTGAGCGGCTTCTGCGTGGGGTAGCCCGTGCTTTCCTTGCGCAGCGGCGTGTTGGCAACCATGGCCGGGCAGTCGCTCCACACGCTCCCGATCGCGCGCCCTTCGTCCGCGTAGTAGCGGTACGTCTTGCCGCCCAAGGTGCGCTCGCGGAAGGAGCGGCCTTGCTCGTCGGTGTTCTTGAAATGCATGGCGAGGCTCGTGGAGGCAAAGGGTGCACGCAGTGCAGGATCGTGTGCATTCCACACGTATTCCTTGCCCCGCGTGTAGAGCAGGATCGTCTGGTGGCTCATTCCCGGGCCGCGCCGCTTCTTGCTGCCGTTTCCGGGGACCCAGATGACTTCGCCCAGGAACGACGCCCGCCCGAAGACGCGATCGCACGCGACCTTGGCCTCGTGCACCGCGCGCTGATCGAGGTGAAGCCACAGGGTGCCCTGGAGCGAGAGCACGTCGCGGACGCGTTCGAGGCGCACCTCGAGCCACGCGAGGTACGCTTCGAGCGATGGCCAGCGGTCGTGGTAGGCGACCTCGCCCGATTCGCGGTTCAACGTCGCCCCCGGTGCTTCGGCGCGCGCGCGAAAGGTGACGCCGACGGCGAAGGGCGGATCGAGGTACGCGAGGTCGACGCTCTCCGTCGCGAGGTGCGTGCCGATGTCGAGGGCGTCGCCCTGGATGAGCCGCACCGTCATGGCGCAGCGGCAGCCGAGCGGGCAGGGGCTCCGGCCGATTGGAGCGGGCGGCTCAACTCGGCGACGAGCTCGGCATCGCTGGTCTCGGGGAGCGGTGGCGGTGCATCCAGCGGATCCTCGAGCCACGCGCGCGCAGGCCCGAACGGCTCGCACCCGCGGAGGACCTCTTCGCTCGTGCACGTCGTGCGCACGTGGGTGTGGTCGTCGTGCAGGCCGCCGGGCGGCCGAGGCTGAGCCATCACCTCGAAGGCGCGCGCAATGAGCTCGGGCGACTCGCCCGACGCGCGCGCCCATTGAATGAGCCGCGCTTTCACGTGGCGGTGCACGAAGATCCACTGGATGTGCGCGTCCGGATCTTCGATCAGCGCTTTGACGAGCAGCCACTCGCGCTCTTCGTCGAGGCGGTAGTAGCGCTTCTTCTTCTTGTGGAAGGCGAGGCCATCGGGCCCGTAATGAATGAAGTCGGGGCTCGCCACCGGTATGCCGTCCAAGGTCGTGGCGTAGAGCAGAAGGTCGGCATCGCGCCCGTTGCGGTGCGAGAAATGCGGCAAGAGCGTGCCGCCGGTGGCCTTGGAGAGATCCCCGAAGACCAGCACGCTGCCGGGCCGTTGCTCCTCCACGTGCGCCGCTGCGCGCACCAGCGCCTGGGCAAAGCGCGGCGTGGCATGGTGGCGGTCGTTGTCGCGCAGGAAGCTGTAACCGGGGCCCTCGCTCGGGATCTCCATCGAGCCGGTGAGCACCCCGCGGTGGGTCATGCCGATGCTGCCCTCGAGCGCCGGGTACAGAGGAGAAGGCGACCGCCCGCAGCCAACCAGCACCCACGCGAGCACACCCACACCGAGACTCCTCACCCGAAACAATGTAGCAGTTCCGGTCAAGTCGACTCGAGGAAGCCGGCGATGCGTGACTCGACGGTGCGGACGGCGTCGGCGGTGGCGTACGATTCGGCGAGCTTCAACTTACCGTCGAGTCGGGTGAGGTACCCCTGGTCGACGAAGGAAGAGAAGGCATTTTCCATGAGCGGGGCGCTGATGGCCTCGCGTCGTTCGATTTCGCCCGCGAGGTAGAGCCGTTCGCCCACGGCGATGGCACGCTTGGTGAGTTCCTTCGGCGCGAGCGGTCCTTTGAGCAGTGCCGAAAGTCCCCGGGCGGCCACCCGGTAGCCTTCGACGAAGTTCTTCACGATGCTCTTGTAGAGCATCACGCGCCTTCGCCCCTCGTCGCTGCCGAAGCGCACGAACGTGCCCTCGCTGGCCAGTTCGCCGTCGGCGATCATCTCGGCCAACGTCTCGTCGAAAATCTGGTCGAACGTGGCATCGGCCCGGAACTGGAACTCGTACTTGAACAAGCGCGACAGCGAAAGCACGCGCTGCTTGAGTCCTTCGCGGCTCGGCGGGCCGCCCAGCAAGGCGGTGGCCACCATGGCGCGTGAGACGAAGAAGTGCACCACGATGTTCTTCGCCAGGTCCAGCGAGAGCCGCGCTTCGTCGGGCACCACGAAAATCGTGTCGGTGCCATGCCGCGCGAGCCCGAGTTGCTCGTCGGGGTGCACCTCGCGGCCCGGCAGTCGCACCGTTACGTGGCCCGCGCGCACGAACAGCGCGCACGCCTCGCGGATGGCATCCTCCGAGATGGCCACCTGCCCATTTCCGTTGGACCCGTTGCGCCGGCTCGGAACGATGTGCGGAGGCGTGAGGGACGCCGAGAAGCGCGCGCCGAAGCTCTGGAGGATGCGCGCCAGACGGCGGCAGCTCTCGGTCAACTCGGCCTGCGGCATGCCGCGCTTGTCGTGCGTGAGCAGCGCGGTGGCGACCAAGGCACCGCCGGTCACCGCGGTGACGCGGTTGATCTCGTTCATCACGCGGTAGGCGACGCGCGTGACCACGGCCCTGCGCCGCGCGGGGCTGAGCGTTCCCCCCGCGGAGGACGGCGCCGCATCGCCATTCTTGGCGCGGTGGCTCTCTTCGTCTTCGCGCAGCACCGTCTCCAAGGACAGCGGCTCGCCGAACTGCACGCTGATGCGCCCGTAGCGCTGCAGGAGCACGCTGAAGGCTCCCAGGAAGCCGCGCATGTCCTCTTTTTGCTTTTCGCCGCCGGACAGCTCGTGCACGTACGACTTTTCCTCCGGCACGCGCTCGTAGCCCACCGAGATGGGGCAGAAGAAGATCTGCCGAGGGCGCACGCCCAGCGCGGCATCCACCGACAGCGAGAGGAGCCCCACCTTGGGCGGCAGCAGCTTGCCCGTGCGCGAGCGTCCGCCTTCCAAGAAGAACTCCAGCGAAAAGCCGTCGATGATGAGCCGGCGGATGTACGCGTCGACCACCGCGCTGTAGAGCCGATCCCCCTTGAAATTGCGCCGGATGAAAAACGCACCCGCGCGCCGCAGGATCGGACCCACGGGGAAGAAGTTGAGATTCTCTCCCGCCGCGATGATCGGTAATTGCAAATGATGCGTATACAGAACGTACGCCAATACGATGTAGTCGATATGCGACTTGTGGCTCGGCAGCAGGACCACCGTGCCCTCGCGCATGGCCTTGCGCAGCCGCTCGATGCCCGCCTGATCGACCTCCAGGGCGCCGAACATGCGCGGCAAGAGCTGCTCGACGGTGACGTCGAGCGCCGCGATGGTGCCCATGTCGAGATCGGCCTCCATCTCGCGCAGCATGGACATGGCGCGCAGGGTGAGCACTTGACGCTCCGCCTCGCCCGGGCCGGCCATGTCGTAGATGACCTTTTTCAGCTTGGGGCTGCGCACCACCTCTTCGCGCATGCGATCCGGTGGCTTTTTCGTCGGGCCGATGACCGAGCGCCGCTCGCGCTCCAGCCTTCGAAGCAAGGTGTAGGTCATACGCCGGACCAACACGTCGTCCGAGACGGGGCCGTGGCCGTTTTGTGCAGCCGCTTCGTTCGCGAGGAACGCCTTCACGTCGATGGGTTCGCCCGCGCGCAAGGTGACGTTCTTGTAGTTCGACAGGAACTGCGCCAAGGTGCGGACCTTGCCGGGCCACTCGCGCGGGCCGAGGATCGCGTCGACCATGTTGTGCTGCGCGGCGTCGGGCTGTTTGGACCAGACGAATACCTGCGGCACGAGCAAAATGGGCCGCTCGGTCTCGCGCTGCATCTCGAACAAGGTGCGCATGTACGCGTCACCCTCGATGCGCCCGCGCCCGCTGCTTCGCGTGGACGCACGCGCCACCAGCGACGGCGGTCGCTTGAGAAAGAGCGCCGCCGACGAGCCATCGCGGATCACGCGGCGGAGATCGCGCCCGTCCTCCTCGTCCTTGCGGGCGCCCGTGCGACCGAGGGCGCTGAGCCACCCGCGGCCCATGGGCTCGAGCACCCAGAGGCCGAGATCGTTGGCGAAGCGAACCTGGGGCAGGTTGAGTCGCTTGATGAGGTGGTCGAGCGCGAGGAAGTCCAAAAAGGACAGATTGCGCAGCACGTAGACCACCGTGCCGCGCCGATCGGCCTCACGGACCGCAGCGGCCCATGCCTCGTCGACCTCGATGTGGTCGAAGAAACGATGATAGAGCCAGCCGAGAATGGCATTCGGCTCATAGGCAACGAGGGGACGCTCGCTCAAGTCAGTGCGCCTTTCTTATCGCTTTGTCCTCAGCCGCCGAAGGACTTCTTCATGACTTCGACGATGCGCTTGGACGCGTCGGGCGTAAGGCCGACCTTGGCGCCGAAGGGCCACGCGAAGCCGAATGTACGAACCTGATTGCATGAGAGCGACACCAGGATATCCGCGGGCGGCTGATTGATTTGCCCAATCGAGACGCCAAATTCGGCGTACATGCAATTTTCTCGCGGCGTATCGAAGTTCTTTTCCGTGCCGAAGATGCTGAGCACCTCCTCGTGCAGGCTCTTCGTCCCAATGTTCATCGATCCGAGAATGCGGAAGTCGTGGAAGCGAGGAACGTTCTGTTGCGGGGCCGGCGCCGCGGCGCCTCCCGGCAAGAGGCCCGGCGGCAGGAGGCCCGGCGGCAATAGCGCGGCGCCCGCGCTCACCCACGATTGAATTTGCGGGGGCAGTTGGAATCCGGTGGGCGCGTTCGGCGTGGCGGCCGCGGGCGGCTCGAAGTTCTGGAGGCGGAATGCGGTTATCGGCGCCTGCTCCATCTTGTCGAATGGTTGGGCGAGGCTCGGGCCACACCCCTCCGCGCAGGCAAGCATGAGGAACATGGCAGATGCTTTCGTCCAGCGCGACCGAACAAGCGAAACGATCATTGTAGCCTCCTCGTATAAATAAGGGCTGCGCGTCACGATAGACGAGGTAGGCTGCCGTCCGCCATGGCCTTTACCTTCAAGAAGATCGACCACGTGGGCGTTTGTGTCGCCGACATCGACCAAGCGGCAGAGAACTACCTCTCCGCCCTGGGCCTCGTGGCCGTCGACCGGGAGCTGGTTGCATCCCAAAAAACGGACGTTTGCTTCCTTCCCGTTGGCAACGCGAGTGTGGAGCTCATCAGTCCGCAAGGTAATGAAGGACTGGAGAAGTTTCTGACCAAACGAGGGGCCGGACTCCATCACGTCGCCTTCGAGGTCGAGGACATCGTGAAGGCCCTTGCGGAGCTCAAAGAAAAAGGCGTGGCGCTCATCGACGAGACGCCGCGCATCGGCGCCCGGGGTCACAAGGTCGCGTTTATCCATCCCAAGGCGATGGGCGGCGTCCTCGTCGAACTCGTCGAACACTAGCCACGAAGTTGTCGAACATCAGAAATTCGCTCTATGGCTAGCCGTCGAGCTTGTGTAAGTTGCGGCGAAACTTGCGGAGAGTGAAAACCAATGAGACCTGATGGCGCGAACATGGATGGAACCGCGCGGTACCGCCGATGGAAGGGCGTTGGTGCGCGCGTTGGCGTTTTAGCGGGCGCATTGTGCCTGATTCAGAGCGTGGCGTACGCGCAGCAGCCTCCTGGCGGCGCGCCCGCCCCGCAGCCCAAGTCTGGCGCCGCGGCGAAACCCGCAGGGGCAGCCGGAGCGACCGCTCCGGGTGCCGCGGCTGCCGGTTCGAAGCCGAATTTGGCCGAGGCGAAGAAGCAGTTCCAAACGGGCGAGGCCAAGTTCAAAGAAGGCGATTACGCGACGTCGCTCGCAGCCTTCCAGGCGTCGGATGCCATCAAGCCCACGCCGCAGAATGCGCGCTACATCGCGCTTAGCCAAGACAAACTCGGCCAGTACCCGGAGGCGGTCGCCGCCTACGAGCGCTTCATCGCCGAGGTGCCCGCGAACATGAAGAAGGACGGAGAGGCGGCCACCGCGCGCGTCGCCGAGATCAAGGCGCTGCCCGGCAAGGTGCACGTCGAGTCGACGCCCGCGAGCGCGCAGCTCACCGTCGATGGCAGGCCCGCCGCCTCGCCGACGCCGGCCGATATCGATCTGCCGCCCGGCAAGCACGCGCTCCACATTGCGGCCGACGGCTACGTCTCCAAGGACCAGGACATCGAGGTCGCCTACGGCTCGAAGCAGGACGTGAAGGTGGAGCTCGAGGCGGTTCCGCCGCCCGCGCCCCCGCCGCCGCCCCCGGTGGCCGAGGCGCCGCCGCCCCCGCCGCCGGAGACGCCCGCGCCTGCGCCGCGCAGCAAGGTGCCGGCCTTCGTCACCGGTGGTGTGGCCCTCGCCGCGGCGGGTGTCGGCACGGTGTTCGGCATCATGGCGTTGAGCGACAAGAGCGACTTCGACAAGACCCCGACGAGCTCGAAGGCCGACGACGGCGAGAACCACGCGCTCATCGCGGACATGGCCATCGGCGTGGCGATCACGTTGGGCATCACCAGCGCGGTCCTCTTCTTCAGCGCCGAGGAGCCGGCGGCAAAGCCCGCCGCGAAGGCTGCTCCGCGTAAAGTGATCGCGGCCCCGAAGGCGCCGCCGGTCACCATTCGGCCGACGCCGATTGTCACCCCCCACGGCGGCGGCGCTGGTGCGCTGATCCGCTTCTGATCTTCACGAGCGCTCGAGGACGACCACGATGAACAAGATGATGCTGAAACGCTTTGCCTTGCTCGTGCCCTTCGTTGCGGCGATGATCGTTGCGGGCTGCGAAATCGCAGTGGACTTCGATCGAACGAAGATCCCCGTCGACGACGGCGGCGCGACGGACACCGGGGTACAGGACACCAGCACCCCGACCGACACGGGCACCGACACCGGGACGGATTCCGGCAACGACGCTGGCAGCGATGCGGGCGACGCCGCAGCGGACGCTGACGCCGCGGGCTGATCGCTCGCGTCACGCTGAGAAAAGGAGCGCACGCGTCGAGACGCGTGCGCTTCTTCGTATGCGCTTCTTTACGAGCCCGCCTTGGCGGAGAGCTCTTGCAGCGTGGTGGCGATGCGCTCCACGTCGGCCGGCAAGGTGATGGGCAGGTTGGCGCGTCGGGGGCTCACGTCGGCCAGCGTCTTTTCGTGGTAGCCGAGTTTAAACTCGGTGAATTTGAGGCCGTTTGCCGTGGAGACGACGACGACGCGGTCGTTCGAGCCGATGAGGCCGCGGTCGCGTAGCTTGAAGGTGCACGCGAGGGCGACGCCGGTGTGCGGATCGGTGTAGAGCCCCGTGCGATCGGCGCGAGCGCAGGCGTCGGCCAACTCGTCCTCGCTGGCTTGCTCGACCACGCCGTTCATCGCCTTCAAGGCCGCCATGGCGCGCGGTGCGCTGACCGGGTTGCCGATTTGAATCGCGCTCGCGTGGCTCTTCTTGGCCGCGATGGCTTCGACCTTTTCCGAGCCGGCCATGAAGGCGCGGTACATCGGGTTGGCATTTTCGGCCTGCGCCACGCAGATGCGCGGCAATTTGTTGGTCAACCCGAGGTCGACCATCATGCGGAAGCCCGCGTAGAGCGCGGCGGCGTTCCCCAGGTTGCCGCTGGGGAGCACGACCCAATCGGGCACTTCCCACTCGAGCTGCTGCGTGAGCTCGATGCCCACGGTCTTCTGCCCCTCGATGCGCAGAGGGTTCATCGAGTTGGCCAGGTAGATCAACCCGCGCTTGGCGAGCTCGCGGATGACGGCCATGCAGCCATCGAAGTCCGTCTCCAGCGCCAGCACCGTGGCACCATGCGCGAGCGGCTGCACGAGCTGCGCCGGCGAAACGAGGCCGCGCGGCAAGAGCACCACCACGGGCAGCCCGGCGATGGCCCCGTACGCCGCCAGCGACGCCGATGTGTCACCGGTGCTCGCGCATGCAATGACCCGCGTGTTGTGCGCGCCCGTGCGCAGCGCCCAACGGAGCACGCTCACGAGGACGGTCATGCCGAGATCCTTGAACGAACCCGTGTGCGCGTTTCCGCACTGCTTCACGTACAGCTCGGGAACGCCGATCTCGGCGCCGAGCCTGCGCGCGTGAAAGAGGTTCGTCGCGCCCTCGTAGGTGGAGACGATGAGGTCGTCCGGCACCTGCGGCGCGATCCATTCGCGCTTGCCCCAGACGCCCGAGCCATACGGGAACTCGTGCCCGCGGTAGCGCAGATCGAACAGCTCTTTCCACTGACGCGGGCTGCGATCGCGCAGTGCCTCGATGTCATGGTGCACCTCGAGGAGGCCGTCGCACGTGGGGCAACGGTAGATCGCTTCGGTGAGGGCGTGGGTGCCGGGGCAACCGGAGAAGCAGCGGAATTGGGCTCGGTAGGTCATGGGGTCACGGGGGCGGAAACGGCGGAGGCGACGGCCGGCCGAACGCAGCGCAGATAATAGCGGCTATTTCCACTGTCGTACGGCCTGCATGCCATGGTCTTCGGACAATCGGCGTCGGTGCAGCAGATGTCCGAACAGTACGGGTTGCCGGCGCTGTCGCGGAAGCAGTGCCCACCGATGCAGTCGCCATCGACGACGCAGCCGTCGCCGGTCGGGATGGTCCCCTTCGTCCCGGAGGGCGTGCATGCCGAGCTCACCTGGAGCTTCTCGCGCGGCTTGATGTTGTCGCACGTCGTTCCGCACTGGCTCGAGCTGCAGCACGGGGCCCGGCACGCGGGGTTCTCGTCGCAGACGCCTTCGCCGCACGGCGGGCAGTTTCCGAGACCGAGCAAACCGCAACCGGCGCTGGCCTCGCAGCGGCCGCCCTCGACGGCGGCGTTGTTCACCGGAACGCCGCACGAAAGCGCCCAGTTGGTGGCGCCCGCCGTGGCACCACGCACGTCCATCGCGCGGCACTTGGTGCCGCTGGCGCATTGGCTGGAGCTGCAGCACGTGTCTTGGCAGCGGCCCCCGGAGCAAACGCCCGAGCGGCATTGCGCGTCCTGCTGGCAGACCTCGCCGCCGTTCGTCGTCCCCAAGCTGGGGCGCGCGATGGCACCGCCGCGGACGCAGTAGCTGCCGCCCGTGCCTGCGGCCAAGCACACGAACTCACTGGGGCAGTCGCGGCTCGTGCAGCACGCCTTCGAGCAAAGCCCATCGGCTTGGACGACGGCGCTGCCGAGCTGGTTGGCGTCGGCGCAGAACGTGCCCGTCGTGCACTCGGCGCTGGCGCGGCACTTGTCGCCGAGCTTTGCCGACTCTTTGACGACGCAGAGGCGCGTTCCCAGGTCGCAAACTTGGGGCGAGGGGCAGGTGCCCGCACTGCAGCCGCCGGGTTGGCAGATCTTCTTGTCGGCCGCGCATTTTTCGCCGGTCGGGCAGGGGTCGTCGACGATGCCGTCGCAGTTGTTGTCCTTGCCGTTGCATTGCAGCGGGGCATTCGGATGCCGATCCGGATCCGTATCGTCGCAGTCGGCCTCGATCAGCGCGGTGCCCGTG encodes:
- a CDS encoding 1-acyl-sn-glycerol-3-phosphate acyltransferase, whose translation is MSERPLVAYEPNAILGWLYHRFFDHIEVDEAWAAAVREADRRGTVVYVLRNLSFLDFLALDHLIKRLNLPQVRFANDLGLWVLEPMGRGWLSALGRTGARKDEEDGRDLRRVIRDGSSAALFLKRPPSLVARASTRSSGRGRIEGDAYMRTLFEMQRETERPILLVPQVFVWSKQPDAAQHNMVDAILGPREWPGKVRTLAQFLSNYKNVTLRAGEPIDVKAFLANEAAAQNGHGPVSDDVLVRRMTYTLLRRLERERRSVIGPTKKPPDRMREEVVRSPKLKKVIYDMAGPGEAERQVLTLRAMSMLREMEADLDMGTIAALDVTVEQLLPRMFGALEVDQAGIERLRKAMREGTVVLLPSHKSHIDYIVLAYVLYTHHLQLPIIAAGENLNFFPVGPILRRAGAFFIRRNFKGDRLYSAVVDAYIRRLIIDGFSLEFFLEGGRSRTGKLLPPKVGLLSLSVDAALGVRPRQIFFCPISVGYERVPEEKSYVHELSGGEKQKEDMRGFLGAFSVLLQRYGRISVQFGEPLSLETVLREDEESHRAKNGDAAPSSAGGTLSPARRRAVVTRVAYRVMNEINRVTAVTGGALVATALLTHDKRGMPQAELTESCRRLARILQSFGARFSASLTPPHIVPSRRNGSNGNGQVAISEDAIREACALFVRAGHVTVRLPGREVHPDEQLGLARHGTDTIFVVPDEARLSLDLAKNIVVHFFVSRAMVATALLGGPPSREGLKQRVLSLSRLFKYEFQFRADATFDQIFDETLAEMIADGELASEGTFVRFGSDEGRRRVMLYKSIVKNFVEGYRVAARGLSALLKGPLAPKELTKRAIAVGERLYLAGEIERREAISAPLMENAFSSFVDQGYLTRLDGKLKLAESYATADAVRTVESRIAGFLEST
- a CDS encoding site-specific DNA-methyltransferase; this encodes MTVRLIQGDALDIGTHLATESVDLAYLDPPFAVGVTFRARAEAPGATLNRESGEVAYHDRWPSLEAYLAWLEVRLERVRDVLSLQGTLWLHLDQRAVHEAKVACDRVFGRASFLGEVIWVPGNGSKKRRGPGMSHQTILLYTRGKEYVWNAHDPALRAPFASTSLAMHFKNTDEQGRSFRERTLGGKTYRYYADEGRAIGSVWSDCPAMVANTPLRKESTGYPTQKPLKLLERIVRASSVEGSLVLDPFCGSGTTLHAAAMLGRRAVGSDMSDLAIATTRQRLSDANIPVSIESRTAPHAGLGDGRG
- the thrC gene encoding threonine synthase, which produces MTYRAQFRCFSGCPGTHALTEAIYRCPTCDGLLEVHHDIEALRDRSPRQWKELFDLRYRGHEFPYGSGVWGKREWIAPQVPDDLIVSTYEGATNLFHARRLGAEIGVPELYVKQCGNAHTGSFKDLGMTVLVSVLRWALRTGAHNTRVIACASTGDTSASLAAYGAIAGLPVVVLLPRGLVSPAQLVQPLAHGATVLALETDFDGCMAVIRELAKRGLIYLANSMNPLRIEGQKTVGIELTQQLEWEVPDWVVLPSGNLGNAAALYAGFRMMVDLGLTNKLPRICVAQAENANPMYRAFMAGSEKVEAIAAKKSHASAIQIGNPVSAPRAMAALKAMNGVVEQASEDELADACARADRTGLYTDPHTGVALACTFKLRDRGLIGSNDRVVVVSTANGLKFTEFKLGYHEKTLADVSPRRANLPITLPADVERIATTLQELSAKAGS
- a CDS encoding penicillin-insensitive murein endopeptidase, with the translated sequence MRSLGVGVLAWVLVGCGRSPSPLYPALEGSIGMTHRGVLTGSMEIPSEGPGYSFLRDNDRHHATPRFAQALVRAAAHVEEQRPGSVLVFGDLSKATGGTLLPHFSHRNGRDADLLLYATTLDGIPVASPDFIHYGPDGLAFHKKKKRYYRLDEEREWLLVKALIEDPDAHIQWIFVHRHVKARLIQWARASGESPELIARAFEVMAQPRPPGGLHDDHTHVRTTCTSEEVLRGCEPFGPARAWLEDPLDAPPPLPETSDAELVAELSRPLQSAGAPARSAAAAP
- a CDS encoding PEGA domain-containing protein; this translates as MRPDGANMDGTARYRRWKGVGARVGVLAGALCLIQSVAYAQQPPGGAPAPQPKSGAAAKPAGAAGATAPGAAAAGSKPNLAEAKKQFQTGEAKFKEGDYATSLAAFQASDAIKPTPQNARYIALSQDKLGQYPEAVAAYERFIAEVPANMKKDGEAATARVAEIKALPGKVHVESTPASAQLTVDGRPAASPTPADIDLPPGKHALHIAADGYVSKDQDIEVAYGSKQDVKVELEAVPPPAPPPPPPVAEAPPPPPPETPAPAPRSKVPAFVTGGVALAAAGVGTVFGIMALSDKSDFDKTPTSSKADDGENHALIADMAIGVAITLGITSAVLFFSAEEPAAKPAAKAAPRKVIAAPKAPPVTIRPTPIVTPHGGGAGALIRF
- the mce gene encoding methylmalonyl-CoA epimerase, producing MAFTFKKIDHVGVCVADIDQAAENYLSALGLVAVDRELVASQKTDVCFLPVGNASVELISPQGNEGLEKFLTKRGAGLHHVAFEVEDIVKALAELKEKGVALIDETPRIGARGHKVAFIHPKAMGGVLVELVEH
- a CDS encoding putative metal-binding motif-containing protein, which translates into the protein MALRRFLVSALVVLVGMVFLLASGGCEAIITADPPGGWSCDGAFDGGICPQGQRCFNSKCIPCINGNCAVSECETTDKDGDGYFLCGHPNDTGTALIEADCDDTDPDRHPNAPLQCNGKDNNCDGIVDDPCPTGEKCAADKKICQPGGCSAGTCPSPQVCDLGTRLCVVKESAKLGDKCRASAECTTGTFCADANQLGSAVVQADGLCSKACCTSRDCPSEFVCLAAGTGGSYCVRGGAIARPSLGTTNGGEVCQQDAQCRSGVCSGGRCQDTCCSSSQCASGTKCRAMDVRGATAGATNWALSCGVPVNNAAVEGGRCEASAGCGLLGLGNCPPCGEGVCDENPACRAPCCSSSQCGTTCDNIKPREKLQVSSACTPSGTKGTIPTGDGCVVDGDCIGGHCFRDSAGNPYCSDICCTDADCPKTMACRPYDSGNSRYYLRCVRPAVASAVSAPVTP
- a CDS encoding bifunctional precorrin-2 dehydrogenase/sirohydrochlorin ferrochelatase, yielding MAERNLYPLFLHVEDREVLVVGAGSVAEKKVDDLVAARARVRLVAPRATKRLRALAKEGVIAHHARVFTEDDLDGAWLAVSATGARGVAKRVFKEAERRRIFVLAVDDPKHGSAISSSVVRRDPFVVAISSSGQAPALTRLVRELVEQVLPEDHWVRAARELRARWRAEEAPMGSRFAELVRAFKARASK